The Amycolatopsis jiangsuensis nucleotide sequence TGGTCGCCCGGCAGCGGCGAGAACTCCAGCGCCTGCAGGCCCTTGCCCTCGCCGTCCCACTTCTCCGCGACGGTGGTGAAACCGTCGGTGGACAGCACGCGCAGCGCCGGGTGCCGGGAGTCGCCGTGCTCGGAATGCGAGATGGCCAGCAGGCTCTCGTCGCGCGACAGCGAGGCGATGCCCGCGTCGTCCTCGTGCTGGTAGAAGCGTTCGGTGGTGCCGTCGATCTTGGCGAACAGCTCGGTGCCGTCGTCGGTCGAGACGCCGGCCGCGATCACCCGTGCGCCGATCTCCAGCCCGGCCGGGTAGCCGTCGTGGATGTCCGGCAGCGCCTTGGCCGCGGCCGAGCTGTCGCCGTCGAACGGCTGGCTGCGCCAGGAGCCGAACTCGTCGCCGTCGGTGTCGTCGAACCACCAGATCGCCGAACCGTCCGGCGTGGGGGTGGCGTGCAGGGTGCCGTTGGGGCGGTCGGTGACGCGGCGGTGACCGCCGGTGGCGCGATCCCAGGCGTACACCTCCCAGACGCCGCTGGCGTTGGAGACGTACACGTTGGCGTCCGGGGCGTCGCGGGCCCAGTCGGGCACCGAGATGCGGGGTGCGTGGAAACGGGCTCGCCAGCGGTTTTCGGATTCGGCGTCGTCGAACAGGCGGTCCGGGACCACCGCGGGCGGATACTGGTTGCCTGACTGCGTGCTCACCCCTCGATCCTGCCACCTTCTGGCCGTACTGTGTGCGGGGTGCTGGAGGGTTACGCGCCGGGGTACGGCCATGATGCGGTGTCCATGATGGCGGCACGCACCGCGGCCGAGCGGGCGGCCTTCGCGCGGGCGCTGGTCGCTCCGGGGATGCGGGTGCTCGATCTGGGCTGCGGCCCGGGCTCGATCACCGCGGAGCTGGCCGCGGGCGCGCACGTCATCGGGGTCGACGCGCACCTCGCCGTACTACCCGGGTCGTCCACAGTGGACTTCGTCGCGGCGAGCACGTACGCCCTGCCGTTCAGCACGGCATCGGTGGACGTCGTTTTCTCCCACGCTCTGTTCGAACACCTCGCGGATCCGTTGGCGGCGCTTGCCGAAGTCCGGCGGGTGCTGTGCCCCGGCGGCCGCCTCGCTTTGTCCACTTCGGACTGGAGTCGGGCCAGGGTACGGCCGCGCAGCGCGAACGTCGACGCCGCCTTGCGTGGCCACTACCTCCTGCGACGCCGCGCGGGCGGCGACCCGTTCGCCGGCCGCGGCATCGGCACCTTGGTGGCGCAGGCCGGCTTCACCGGGATCTCCGAACGCGCGCGCTTCCGCGAGGACCTGCCGTATCGCTCCCTGGCCACCTACGTCGAGTCCCGCCTGGCCGCCGCCCTCGCCGATCCGGACCATCCGGACCGTGACCAGCTGACCTCGGCGGCCCGGTCCGCCTGGTCGTGGGTCCGCACCGCGGGCCCCGGTGACTTCGTCCAGTGCTGGCAGGAGCTCACCGCCACGCGCTGATCTTCCCTAACCTTCCTTATTAGGTGGCTTATTAGGGAAGTTTACGTCAGTATCGGGACATGACGCCGACCTTTTACTCAGCCGAGGAAGTCGCCGACCTCCTGGGGCTGCACGTCCGCACCGTCCGCGGCTACGTGCGGGAAGGCCGGCTG carries:
- a CDS encoding methyltransferase domain-containing protein — its product is MLEGYAPGYGHDAVSMMAARTAAERAAFARALVAPGMRVLDLGCGPGSITAELAAGAHVIGVDAHLAVLPGSSTVDFVAASTYALPFSTASVDVVFSHALFEHLADPLAALAEVRRVLCPGGRLALSTSDWSRARVRPRSANVDAALRGHYLLRRRAGGDPFAGRGIGTLVAQAGFTGISERARFREDLPYRSLATYVESRLAAALADPDHPDRDQLTSAARSAWSWVRTAGPGDFVQCWQELTATR